A genomic region of Arachis hypogaea cultivar Tifrunner chromosome 5, arahy.Tifrunner.gnm2.J5K5, whole genome shotgun sequence contains the following coding sequences:
- the LOC112801241 gene encoding protein phosphatase 2C 70 encodes MATLQTVVTVILLLMLLLILIFLFYLFKPWRFFFRSPSRSSLKVAVGELERPLVREEGDANDANLPFNNNSNNQNNELARDYDLEGACPPNEVHFRSPRSLGLVRKPRLPIRNAPQQGDALVLDVMSADSVDVGQTLRLSPALLAEAQKHHHQHQHLQNNRVLDSLERDILGQRSCLTLEVISGPSRGIRCSVQSMNSAGLPLTLGRVPPSDLVIKDSEVSGKHAMINWNLDKMKWELVDMGSLNGTLLNSRPINHPDTGSRLWGDPVNLADGDIITLGTTSNISVHVAAQNQQRIPFGVGMASDPMALRRGAKQLAMEDVCYYQWPLPGLDQFGLFGICDGHGGDGAAKSASKLFPEIIANILLDSSKRERILSLHDASEILRDAFSQTEACLNHYYEGCTATVLLVWADGENFFAQCANVGDSACVMSVNGEQIKMSEDHKITTYSERQRIEETGEPLKDGETRLYGINLARMLGDKFLKQQDSRFSSEPYISQVVHIDQASRAFAVLASDGLWDVISMKKAIQLVLQMREKYCTERENLAEKIASSLLAEAKTLRTKDNTSVIFLDFDSFNRFSCKVES; translated from the exons ATGGCTACGCTACAAACCGTTGTTACTGTCATCCTTCTCCTTATGCTTCTTCTCATCCTCATCTTCCTTTTTTATCTCTTCAAACCATGGCGTTTCTTCTTCCGCTCCCCTTCCCGCTCTTCCCTCAAG GTCGCTGTTGGTGAGCTAGAGAGACCTCTCGTTCGCGAAGAAGGTGATGCCAACGATGCCAATTTGCCCTTCAATAATAATAGCAATAATCAGAACAATGAATTGGCCAGAGATTATGATCTCGAAGGTGCTTGTCCCCCCAACGAAGTTCATTTTCGCTCTCCTCGATCACTTGGCCTTGTACGCAAGCCGAGGCTTCCGATTCGCAATGCGCCACAGCAAGGGGATGCTTTGGTTTTAGATGTTATGTCTGCAGACTCTGTTGATGTTGGCCAAACCCTCAGGCTTTCTCCTGCTCTCTTAGCTGAAGCACAAAAGCATCACCATCAGCATCAGCATCTCCAGAATAATAGGGTTCTGGACTCTCTGGAGAGAGATATCCTTGGTCAAA GAAGTTGCCTTACTCTGGAGGTTATCAGTGGTCCTTCCCGGGGGATTCGATGTTCTGTACAGTCTATGAATTCTGCTGGTCTGCCCCTCACCCTGGGAAGAGTTCCTCCAAGCGATTTGGTGATAAAGGATTCAGAGGTTTCGGGAAAGCATGCCATGATAAATTGGAATTTGGAT aAAATGAAATGGGAGTTGGTAGATATGGGTAGCTTAAATGGAACACTCTTGAATTCTAGGCCAATCAACCATCCAGACACTGGAAGCAGGCTTTGGGGAGATCCAGTGAATCTTGCTGATGGCGATATCATAACACTTGGAACAACATCGAACATAAGT GTTCATGTTGCTGCACAAAATCAGCAACGCATTCCATTTGGAGTTGGTATGGCATCAGATCCCATGGCTTTGCGTAGAGGAGCAAAACAGCTTGCTATGGAAGATGTTTGCTATTATCAGTGGCCTCTGCCTGGGCTGGATCAG TTTGGGCTATTTGGTATCTGCGATGGACATGGTGGAGATGGGGCTGCTAAATCCGCAAGCAA ACTTTTTCCTGAGATAATTGCTAATATATTAttggattcatcaaaaagggagCGGATTTTATCACTTCATGATGCTTCAGAAATTCTAAGAGATGCATTTTCTCAAACAGAAGCATGCTTGAATCATTACTATGAG GGATGTACAGCAACAGTGCTTCTGGTGTGGGCTGATGGTGAAAATTTCTTTGCACAATGTGCAAATGTTGGAGACTCTGCCTGTGTTATGAG TGTAAATGGGGAACAAATCAAGATGTCGGAAGATCACAAGATAACAACTTATTCTGAAAGACAGAGAATTGAAGAGACTGGTGAACCATTGAAAGATGGAGAAACACGTTTATATG GGATAAATCTTGCAAGGATGCTTGGGGACAAATTCCTGAAACAGCAGGATTCCCGGTTCAGCTCAGAGCCTTATATTAGTCAAGTTGTGCATATTGATCAAGCAAGCAGGGCTTTTGCCGTTCTAGCTAG TGACGGGCTTTGGGATGTCATCAGCATGAAGAAGGCAATTCAGCTAGTGCTTCAG ATGAGGGAGAAATACTGTACAGAGAGAGAGAATTTAGCAGAAAAGATTGCTAGTTCATTGTTGGCTGAGGCTAAGACACTCAGAACAAAGGACAATACCTCTGTAATTTTCTTAGATTTTGATAGCTTCAATAGATTTTCTTGTAAAGTTGAATCCTAG
- the LOC112803456 gene encoding uncharacterized protein, which translates to MENTLKSLTPEKRGHLCSSVEFSRLHWTKKAELAEVARNGGQDDSFCKRDTRVCKRISYIFPDGCSELQSKQHSRVLVFTLQCSVNMLEGDTGCSIWPSSLFLSELILSHPKLFSNKFCFEIGSGVGLVGLCLAHMKASKVILSDGDLSTLANMKFNLELNHLNIETDMPQGSEDPSMLECREAAAQR; encoded by the exons ATGGAAAATACATTAAAGTCCCTGACCCCTGAAAAACGTGGACATTTATGTTCTTCCGTTGAATTCAGCCGTTTGCACTGGACGAAAAAGGCTGAGCTGGCAGAGGTGGCACGTAACGGAGGCCAG GATGATAGTTTTTGCAAAAGAGATACAAGAGTCTGCAAAAGAATTTCGTATATTTTTCCTGATG GTTGTTCTGAACTACAAAGCAAGCAGCACTCAAGGGTGTTGGTGTTTACCTTACAGTGTTCTGTTAATATGCTTGAAGGTGATACAGG GTGTTCCATATGGCCATCAAGTTTGTTTCTATCCGAGTTAATACTTTCTCATCCAAAGTTgttttctaataaattttgctttgag ATTGGCTCAGGGGTTGGCTTAGTTGGATTATGTCTTGCACATATGAAAGCTTCCAAG GTGATATTAAGTGATGGTGACTTATCAACTCTAGCTAACATGAAGTTTAATTTGGAGTTGAACCACCTCAATATCGAAACTGACATGCCACAAGGAAGTGAAGATCCAAGCATG CTTGAGTGCAGAGAGGCAGCGGCGCAGCGGTAG